In Rhodanobacter denitrificans, a single window of DNA contains:
- a CDS encoding GspH/FimT family pseudopilin — MTLIEQIMVLAIIAVLIGIAAPPLRQLLSRNTLRVAQTDFIAVLRHARETAVMSGKRTLLCPTRDGSRCSDTTSWESGWLLGRDGDGDDQPDGSPLRVGSGYGGKLLIRSSSGRHVVRFRPDGSASGSNITLLFCQPSRAADALAVAVSNAGRIRGAPANTAQVASCAQLN, encoded by the coding sequence GTGACCCTGATCGAGCAGATCATGGTGCTGGCCATCATCGCGGTGCTCATCGGCATCGCCGCGCCGCCCTTGCGGCAACTGCTGAGCCGCAACACGCTGCGGGTCGCCCAGACCGATTTCATCGCCGTCCTGCGGCACGCCCGCGAGACGGCAGTGATGAGCGGCAAACGCACGCTGCTGTGTCCCACCCGGGACGGCAGCCGCTGCAGCGATACCACCAGCTGGGAGAGTGGCTGGCTGCTCGGTCGTGACGGCGACGGCGACGACCAGCCCGACGGCAGCCCCTTGCGCGTCGGCAGCGGCTACGGGGGCAAGCTGCTCATTCGCAGCAGCAGCGGCCGGCATGTCGTGCGCTTCCGCCCCGACGGCAGCGCCAGCGGCAGCAATATCACCCTGCTGTTCTGCCAGCCGTCCCGCGCAGCCGACGCCCTGGCCGTGGCGGTTTCCAACGCCGGTCGTATCCGCGGCGCGCCCGCCAATACCGCCCAGGTCGCCAGCTGTGCCCAGCTGAACTGA
- a CDS encoding cation-translocating P-type ATPase — protein MSEAPPRLAGRPGLDPAEAARRLAEHGPNLLPGSTPKSLFGIVRGVLTEPMFLMLLVAGGLYLALGDRAEAAFLLSAVFVVIGITLMQERKTQRALESLRELSAPRALVLRGGEEIRVPGRDVVVGDLLVLHEGDRIAADALLLDGHLDVNESLLTGEAVPVTKLPGAEAGQLFASTVVTKGVGVAEAHAVAGFTAVGRIGQALSTTVEPVSGLQLASRRLIRQLATGGLLLATAYALLGWLWDGHGLLQSVLAGIALTMAILPEEIPVILTVFLALGAWRISRHKVLTRRIPAVETLGAISVLAVDKTGTLTQNRMQVAELDLVGDTFRDAGADELPEPFHELVEFAMLATPADPFDPMEKAIQQFGLGWLTDTEHVHAEWAPEFEYALSPDILAMTRVFRGDARDAHLLATKGAPEAVIDLCHLDAGQAAAILQRVEAMAERGLRVLGVARGEWQGAAWPRGQHDFDFRFLGLLGFVDPPRPEVPAAIAECRGAGVRVIMMTGDHPATARAIAREVGLSERAEVITGAELAMLDDAALGERLRHVDLCARLQPEQKLRLVQLLRADGEVVAMTGDGVNDAPALKAADVGIAMGERGTDVAREAAALVLLDDSFASIVSAIRQGRRIYDNITKATRFVFAVHMPIIALALVPTLLHWPVLLMPVHIVLLELLIDPACSVVYEADPAADDIMQRPPRVPSDSPFAAANLRYAVIQGLGFAGLLLLGYGLLLGQGLDAAQSRSAVFIALVAGLFLLTLANRDLSRPAFSRMPARNPWLPRMFGAVALMLAAVVGLPFLRGVMGLAVPGALALLATAGMLAAAVVWLELLRRAAPGVARKAAAR, from the coding sequence ATGAGCGAAGCACCCCCCCGACTGGCCGGCCGTCCCGGCCTCGATCCGGCCGAGGCCGCGCGGCGGCTGGCCGAACATGGCCCCAACCTGCTGCCGGGCAGCACGCCGAAGAGCCTGTTCGGGATCGTCCGCGGCGTGCTGACCGAACCGATGTTCCTGATGCTGCTGGTCGCCGGCGGTCTGTACCTGGCACTGGGCGACCGGGCCGAAGCGGCGTTCCTGCTGTCGGCCGTATTCGTGGTCATCGGCATCACGCTGATGCAGGAACGCAAGACCCAGCGGGCGCTGGAGTCATTGCGTGAGCTGTCCGCGCCGCGTGCGCTGGTGCTCCGCGGCGGCGAGGAAATCCGCGTGCCCGGTCGCGATGTGGTGGTCGGCGACCTGCTGGTCTTGCACGAGGGCGACCGCATCGCCGCCGATGCGCTGCTGCTGGACGGTCACCTGGACGTCAACGAGTCGCTGCTCACCGGCGAGGCGGTGCCGGTGACCAAACTGCCGGGTGCGGAGGCCGGCCAGCTGTTCGCCAGCACCGTGGTGACCAAGGGTGTCGGCGTCGCCGAGGCCCATGCCGTCGCCGGATTCACCGCGGTCGGCCGCATCGGGCAGGCGCTCAGCACCACCGTCGAACCCGTCTCCGGCCTGCAGCTGGCTTCGCGCCGGCTGATCCGCCAGCTCGCCACCGGCGGACTGCTGCTGGCCACGGCGTATGCGCTGCTCGGCTGGCTGTGGGACGGCCACGGCCTGCTGCAGAGCGTGCTGGCCGGCATCGCGCTGACCATGGCGATCCTGCCCGAGGAGATCCCGGTGATCCTCACCGTGTTCCTCGCACTCGGCGCGTGGCGGATATCCCGGCACAAGGTGCTGACCCGCCGCATACCCGCGGTGGAAACGCTGGGCGCGATCTCGGTGCTGGCGGTGGACAAGACCGGCACGCTGACGCAGAACCGCATGCAGGTGGCCGAACTGGACCTGGTCGGCGACACCTTCCGCGACGCCGGCGCCGACGAGCTGCCCGAGCCGTTCCACGAGCTGGTCGAGTTCGCCATGCTGGCGACGCCGGCCGATCCGTTCGACCCGATGGAAAAGGCGATCCAGCAGTTCGGGCTGGGTTGGCTCACCGACACCGAACACGTGCACGCCGAGTGGGCGCCGGAATTCGAATACGCGCTGTCGCCGGACATCCTGGCAATGACCCGGGTGTTCCGCGGCGACGCGCGCGACGCGCACCTGCTGGCCACCAAGGGCGCGCCGGAGGCGGTGATCGACCTGTGCCACCTGGACGCCGGGCAGGCCGCCGCGATCCTGCAGCGGGTCGAGGCAATGGCCGAGCGCGGCCTGCGCGTGCTCGGCGTGGCGCGCGGCGAGTGGCAGGGTGCCGCTTGGCCGCGCGGCCAGCACGACTTCGACTTCCGCTTCCTCGGCCTGCTGGGCTTCGTCGACCCGCCGCGCCCGGAAGTGCCGGCGGCGATCGCCGAATGCCGCGGTGCCGGCGTGCGCGTCATCATGATGACCGGCGACCACCCGGCCACCGCGCGCGCCATCGCGCGCGAGGTGGGGCTGAGCGAACGCGCCGAGGTGATCACCGGCGCGGAGTTGGCCATGCTGGACGACGCCGCGCTGGGCGAGCGCCTGCGCCACGTCGACCTGTGCGCGCGGCTCCAGCCCGAACAGAAACTGCGTCTGGTGCAACTGCTGCGCGCAGACGGCGAGGTGGTGGCGATGACCGGCGACGGCGTCAACGACGCGCCCGCGCTGAAGGCCGCCGACGTCGGCATCGCGATGGGCGAGCGCGGCACCGACGTGGCGCGCGAGGCGGCGGCGCTGGTGCTGCTGGACGACAGCTTCGCCAGCATCGTCAGCGCGATCCGCCAGGGCCGGCGCATCTACGACAACATCACCAAGGCCACCCGCTTCGTGTTCGCCGTGCACATGCCGATCATCGCGCTGGCGCTGGTGCCGACCCTGCTGCACTGGCCGGTGCTGCTGATGCCGGTGCACATCGTGCTGCTGGAGCTGTTGATCGACCCGGCCTGCTCCGTGGTCTACGAGGCCGACCCGGCCGCGGACGACATCATGCAGCGGCCGCCGCGTGTGCCGTCGGACTCGCCGTTCGCCGCCGCCAACCTGCGCTACGCGGTGATCCAGGGGCTCGGCTTTGCCGGCCTGCTGCTGCTCGGCTACGGTCTGCTGCTCGGTCAGGGCCTGGACGCGGCGCAAAGCCGCAGCGCGGTGTTCATTGCGCTGGTCGCCGGACTGTTCCTGCTGACCCTGGCCAATCGTGACCTGTCCCGCCCCGCCTTCAGTCGCATGCCGGCGCGCAACCCCTGGCTGCCGCGGATGTTCGGCGCGGTGGCGCTGATGCTGGCGGCCGTGGTCGGGCTGCCGTTCCTGCGCGGCGTGATGGGCTTGGCGGTGCCGGGCGCACTCGCCCTGCTCGCCACCGCCGGCATGCTGGCCGCCGCCGTCGTCTGGCTGGAACTGCTGCGCCGCGCGGCACCCGGCGTGGCGCGAAAGGCCGCGGCGCGCTGA
- the dapD gene encoding 2,3,4,5-tetrahydropyridine-2,6-dicarboxylate N-succinyltransferase, translated as MQAIETLIDDAFERRHALTQAEIETHLRPAIGQVLDLLESGERRVAEPDGHGDWTVNQWLKKAVLLYFRINDNRVVDGGPAQAFDKVPLRFAHGNDAELQQLGARVVPGALVRRGAHIAKDAVLMPSYVNIGAYVGAGSMVDTWATVGSCAQIGAGVHLSGGVGIGGVLEPLQANPTIIEDGCFIGARSEVVEGVVVEKGSVIGMGVFLGQSTRIYNRMTGEVSYGRVPAGSVVVAGSLPAKDGSHSLYAAVIVKQVDAKTRGKTSINDLLRSGE; from the coding sequence ATGCAAGCCATCGAAACCCTGATCGACGACGCCTTCGAGCGTCGCCATGCGCTCACCCAGGCCGAAATCGAGACCCACCTGCGGCCGGCCATCGGCCAGGTGCTGGACCTGCTCGAATCGGGCGAGCGCCGCGTCGCCGAGCCGGACGGCCACGGCGACTGGACGGTAAACCAGTGGCTCAAGAAGGCGGTGCTGCTGTACTTCCGCATCAACGACAACCGCGTGGTCGACGGCGGCCCGGCGCAGGCCTTCGACAAGGTGCCGCTGCGCTTCGCCCACGGCAACGACGCCGAACTGCAGCAGCTCGGTGCGCGCGTGGTGCCCGGCGCGCTGGTGCGCCGCGGCGCGCACATCGCGAAGGACGCGGTGCTGATGCCCAGCTACGTCAACATCGGCGCCTACGTCGGCGCTGGCAGCATGGTCGACACCTGGGCCACGGTCGGCTCCTGCGCGCAGATCGGCGCCGGCGTGCACCTGTCCGGCGGCGTCGGCATCGGCGGCGTGCTGGAGCCGCTGCAGGCCAACCCCACCATCATCGAGGATGGCTGCTTCATCGGCGCGCGCTCGGAAGTGGTCGAGGGCGTGGTGGTGGAGAAGGGCAGCGTGATCGGCATGGGCGTGTTCCTCGGCCAGTCCACCCGCATCTACAACCGCATGACCGGCGAGGTCAGCTACGGCCGGGTGCCGGCCGGCAGTGTGGTGGTCGCCGGCAGCCTGCCGGCGAAGGACGGCAGTCACAGCCTGTACGCGGCGGTCATCGTCAAGCAGGTGGACGCGAAGACCCGCGGCAAGACCAGCATCAACGACTTGCTCAGGAGCGGCGAATGA
- a CDS encoding TetR/AcrR family transcriptional regulator: MATNIPRKHLPADERRAVTVEAVVKLAAEQNPSEITTAAIATSMKLTQGALFRHFPNKDAIWQAVMEWVADHLLARVERAARDAAGPLAALEAMFMAHIAFVAEHPGVPRMLFGELQRAEDTATKRMVQTMIRRYGERLRTLIEEGQAAGELDPQLDPAAAATLFIGSIQGLVMQALLAGDTRHMRKEAAGAFAIYRRGIARAARRSRT, encoded by the coding sequence ATGGCCACGAACATCCCACGCAAACACCTGCCGGCGGACGAGCGCCGCGCGGTCACCGTCGAGGCGGTCGTCAAGCTGGCCGCCGAACAGAACCCCAGCGAGATCACCACCGCGGCGATCGCCACCTCGATGAAGCTGACCCAGGGCGCGCTGTTCCGCCACTTCCCGAACAAGGACGCGATCTGGCAGGCGGTGATGGAATGGGTCGCCGACCACCTGCTGGCGCGGGTGGAGCGCGCCGCGCGCGACGCCGCGGGCCCGCTGGCCGCGCTGGAGGCGATGTTCATGGCGCACATCGCCTTCGTCGCCGAACACCCGGGCGTACCGCGCATGCTGTTCGGCGAGCTGCAGCGGGCCGAGGACACGGCCACCAAGCGGATGGTGCAGACCATGATCCGCCGCTACGGCGAGCGCCTGCGCACGTTGATCGAGGAAGGCCAGGCCGCCGGCGAACTGGACCCGCAGCTGGACCCGGCCGCAGCGGCCACGCTGTTCATCGGCAGCATCCAGGGCTTGGTGATGCAGGCGCTGCTGGCCGGCGACACCCGCCACATGCGCAAGGAAGCGGCGGGTGCGTTCGCGATCTACCGCCGCGGCATCGCGCGCGCCGCCCGCCGGTCGAGGACATGA
- the uvrB gene encoding excinuclease ABC subunit UvrB: MTDRFELVAPYQPSGDQPQAIARLTEGFEAGLAAQTLLGVTGSGKTYTIANVIERVQCPTIVMAPNKTLAAQLYGEFREFFPHNAVEYFVSYYDYYQPEAYVVASDTFIEKDASINEHIEQMRLSATKALLSRRDSIIVATVSAIYGLGNPEDYLSLRLILAKGERIDQRKLIHQLTELQYTRNEMELRRGTYRVRGEIIDVFPAESETEALRIELFDGEVEDMALFDPLTGETIRKIPRYTVYPRTHYASTRESVLNAIETIKVELKERLEYLYRENKLVEAQRLEQRTRFDLEMMAEVGYCQGIENYSRHLTRRAPGEPPPTLFDYLPADGLLVVDESHVTVPQLGAMYKGDRSRKETLVEFGFRLPSAMDNRPLRFEEWEARVPRAIYVSATPRDYELHKSGDAVTELVVRPTGLVDPEVEVRPVRTQVDDLLSEVHKRVAIGDRVLVTTLTKRMAENLTEYLAEHDVKVRYLHSDIETVERSEIIRDLRLGEFDVLVGINLLREGLDMPEVSLVAVLDADKEGFLRSTGSLIQTIGRAARNVRGKAILYADNVTRSMQAAMGETARRREKQVAWNLQQGITPTTIVRRIADIMEGARSEVGNRRGGKSSARGRAAVAEQAADYAGLSAPQAAGLLKKLEAQMYKHAQNLEFEDAARLRDQIHQLREQALR; encoded by the coding sequence ATGACCGACCGCTTCGAACTCGTCGCCCCCTACCAGCCTTCCGGCGACCAGCCGCAGGCGATCGCCCGCCTCACCGAAGGTTTCGAGGCCGGCCTGGCCGCGCAGACCCTGCTGGGCGTCACCGGTTCGGGCAAGACCTACACCATCGCCAACGTGATCGAGCGGGTGCAGTGCCCGACCATCGTGATGGCGCCGAACAAGACGCTGGCCGCGCAGCTGTACGGCGAGTTCCGCGAGTTTTTCCCGCACAACGCGGTGGAGTACTTCGTCAGCTACTACGACTACTACCAGCCGGAAGCCTACGTGGTGGCGTCGGACACCTTCATCGAGAAGGATGCCTCGATCAACGAGCACATCGAGCAGATGCGGCTGTCGGCGACCAAGGCGCTGCTATCGCGGCGGGATTCGATCATCGTGGCCACGGTGTCGGCGATCTATGGCCTGGGCAATCCGGAGGACTACCTGAGCCTGCGGCTGATCCTGGCCAAGGGCGAGCGGATCGACCAGCGCAAGCTGATCCACCAGCTGACCGAGCTGCAGTACACCCGCAACGAGATGGAATTGCGCCGTGGTACCTACCGCGTACGCGGCGAGATCATCGATGTGTTCCCGGCCGAATCGGAAACCGAGGCGCTGCGCATCGAACTGTTCGACGGCGAAGTGGAGGACATGGCGCTGTTCGACCCGCTCACCGGCGAGACGATCCGCAAGATACCGCGCTACACGGTCTATCCGCGCACGCATTACGCCTCGACGCGCGAGAGCGTGCTGAACGCGATCGAGACGATCAAGGTCGAGCTGAAGGAGCGGCTGGAATATCTGTATCGCGAAAACAAGCTGGTCGAGGCACAGCGGCTGGAACAGCGCACCCGCTTCGACCTGGAGATGATGGCCGAGGTGGGCTACTGCCAGGGCATCGAAAACTACTCGCGCCACCTGACCCGGCGCGCGCCGGGCGAGCCGCCACCCACGCTGTTCGACTACCTGCCGGCCGACGGGCTGCTGGTGGTCGACGAGTCGCACGTCACCGTGCCGCAGCTGGGCGCGATGTACAAGGGCGACCGCTCGCGCAAGGAAACCCTGGTGGAGTTCGGTTTCCGCCTGCCGTCGGCGATGGACAACCGGCCGCTGCGCTTCGAGGAATGGGAGGCACGCGTGCCGCGCGCGATCTACGTCTCCGCTACGCCGCGCGATTACGAGCTGCACAAATCCGGCGACGCGGTGACCGAGCTGGTGGTGCGCCCGACCGGCCTGGTCGACCCGGAAGTCGAGGTGCGTCCGGTGCGCACCCAGGTCGACGACCTGCTCAGCGAAGTGCACAAGCGCGTGGCGATCGGTGACCGCGTGCTGGTCACCACGCTGACCAAGCGCATGGCCGAGAATCTCACCGAATATCTGGCCGAGCACGACGTGAAGGTGCGTTACCTGCATTCGGACATCGAGACGGTCGAGCGCAGCGAGATCATCCGCGACCTGCGTCTGGGCGAATTCGACGTGCTGGTCGGCATCAATCTGCTGCGCGAGGGGCTGGACATGCCCGAGGTGTCGCTGGTGGCGGTGCTCGACGCCGACAAGGAAGGCTTCCTGCGTTCCACCGGTTCGCTGATCCAGACCATCGGCCGCGCTGCCCGCAACGTGCGCGGCAAGGCGATCCTGTACGCCGACAACGTCACCCGCTCGATGCAGGCGGCGATGGGCGAGACCGCCCGCCGCCGCGAGAAACAGGTGGCGTGGAATCTGCAGCAGGGCATCACCCCGACCACCATCGTGCGGCGCATCGCCGACATCATGGAAGGCGCGCGCAGCGAGGTCGGCAATCGCCGCGGCGGCAAGTCATCCGCGCGCGGGCGCGCTGCCGTGGCCGAACAGGCGGCCGATTACGCGGGACTCAGCGCGCCGCAGGCGGCAGGCCTGCTGAAGAAGCTGGAGGCGCAGATGTACAAGCACGCGCAGAACCTCGAGTTCGAGGATGCGGCTCGCCTGCGCGACCAGATCCACCAGTTGCGCGAGCAGGCCTTGCGCTGA
- a CDS encoding universal stress protein gives MFKHILLPTDGSELSMRAVDTGIELAAKLGARVYAFHVIAPFPASVYFAEFVVANEPSYTREAIANGERYLADVRQRAQAAGVPCEGSYEIDARPYSAIVGVARKQQCDLIVMASHGWRGFDRLLLGSETHKVILNGDLPVLVCR, from the coding sequence ATGTTCAAACACATCCTGCTGCCCACCGACGGTTCCGAGCTGTCCATGCGGGCGGTCGACACCGGCATCGAGCTGGCCGCCAAGCTCGGCGCCCGCGTGTATGCGTTCCACGTCATCGCCCCCTTCCCTGCCTCGGTCTACTTCGCCGAGTTCGTCGTGGCCAACGAGCCGAGCTATACCCGCGAAGCCATCGCCAACGGCGAACGCTACCTGGCCGACGTGCGCCAGCGTGCGCAGGCTGCCGGGGTTCCGTGCGAGGGCAGTTACGAGATCGACGCCCGCCCCTATTCGGCCATCGTCGGCGTCGCCCGCAAACAACAGTGCGACCTGATCGTGATGGCCTCGCACGGCTGGCGCGGCTTCGACCGCCTGCTGCTGGGCAGCGAGACGCACAAGGTGATCCTCAACGGCGATTTGCCGGTGCTGGTGTGCCGCTGA
- a CDS encoding glucose 1-dehydrogenase, with amino-acid sequence MDRLSGKVALVTGAAMGIGAACVRRLLEAGARVALVDLHDGPGQQLAAEFGDAARYFHADVSVEAEVAAAVAATVAAFGRLDVLVNNAGIAGANKPTHELSEAEWDRVQAINVKGVFFCTKHAIAPLRAAGGGSIVNLSSIYGLVGAADSPPYHASKGAVRLMSKTDAMLYAADRIRVNSIHPGFIWTPMVEQHIASMGGDPAQHRRETGALHPLGHMGEPDDIAWGVVYLASDESKFVTGSELVIDGGYTCR; translated from the coding sequence ATGGACAGACTGAGCGGCAAGGTGGCGCTGGTGACCGGCGCAGCCATGGGCATCGGTGCGGCCTGCGTGCGCCGCCTGCTGGAAGCGGGCGCGCGAGTGGCCCTGGTCGACCTGCACGACGGGCCGGGGCAACAGCTGGCGGCGGAGTTCGGCGACGCCGCACGCTACTTCCATGCCGACGTCTCGGTGGAAGCCGAGGTAGCCGCGGCGGTCGCCGCCACCGTAGCCGCGTTTGGACGGCTGGACGTCCTGGTCAACAACGCGGGCATCGCCGGCGCGAACAAGCCCACCCACGAGCTCAGCGAGGCCGAATGGGACCGGGTACAGGCGATCAACGTGAAGGGCGTATTCTTCTGCACCAAGCACGCGATCGCGCCGTTGCGCGCAGCCGGCGGCGGCAGCATCGTCAACCTGTCGTCGATCTACGGCCTGGTTGGCGCGGCCGACTCGCCGCCCTACCATGCGTCCAAGGGTGCGGTGCGGCTGATGAGCAAGACCGACGCGATGCTGTACGCCGCCGATCGCATACGGGTCAATTCGATCCACCCCGGCTTCATCTGGACGCCGATGGTGGAGCAGCACATCGCCTCGATGGGCGGCGACCCCGCACAGCATCGGCGCGAAACCGGCGCACTGCATCCGCTGGGCCACATGGGTGAGCCGGACGACATCGCCTGGGGCGTGGTCTACCTGGCTTCCGACGAATCGAAATTCGTGACCGGCAGCGAGCTGGTCATCGATGGCGGGTATACCTGCCGCTGA
- the hlyD gene encoding secretion protein HlyD, which yields MKTPSLPTGKTRWIAIAIAVIALGGLLVFWLLRDRGNPDVLRLYGNVDIREVELAFRQPGRLTNIAFDEGDAVTKGAVMAQLDATPYREKLAAAEAELAAAQAQLDKLHSGNRPQEIAQAREQVRQAQASADEAARNFRRQDTLLKSGASSQRAADAARAARDQSAANLAAAQASLSLASAGFRREDIAAGQARVAAAEAAVTQARTAVADATLVAPSNGVVIARVREPGSMVASSTPVYSLSLRDPLYLRAYIGEADLGRIAPGTKVRIHTDSSTTVYHGQIGFISPRAEFTPKTVETADLRTDLVYRLRVVVSDADEGLRQGMPVTIDIDTAGAAGQPARGR from the coding sequence ATGAAAACCCCGAGCCTTCCCACTGGAAAAACCCGCTGGATCGCCATCGCCATCGCGGTGATCGCGCTGGGCGGCCTCCTGGTGTTCTGGCTGTTGCGCGACCGCGGCAACCCGGACGTGCTGCGCCTGTACGGCAACGTCGACATCCGCGAGGTGGAGCTGGCCTTTCGCCAGCCCGGCCGCCTGACGAACATAGCCTTCGACGAAGGCGACGCCGTCACCAAGGGCGCGGTGATGGCGCAGCTCGACGCCACGCCGTACCGCGAGAAGCTGGCCGCGGCCGAAGCCGAGCTGGCGGCGGCGCAGGCGCAGCTGGACAAGCTGCACAGCGGCAACCGCCCGCAGGAAATCGCCCAGGCCCGCGAGCAGGTCCGCCAGGCGCAAGCCAGCGCGGACGAGGCCGCGCGCAACTTCAGGCGCCAGGACACCTTGCTCAAGTCCGGCGCCAGCAGCCAGCGCGCCGCCGACGCCGCCCGCGCCGCGCGCGACCAGTCCGCCGCCAACCTGGCCGCGGCGCAGGCCTCGCTGTCGCTGGCCAGCGCGGGCTTCCGTCGCGAGGACATTGCCGCCGGCCAGGCGCGCGTGGCCGCCGCCGAAGCCGCCGTGACCCAGGCGCGCACCGCGGTGGCCGATGCCACGCTGGTTGCGCCCAGCAACGGCGTCGTGATCGCCCGCGTGCGCGAGCCGGGCAGCATGGTGGCGAGCAGCACGCCGGTCTACAGCCTGAGCCTGCGCGATCCGCTGTACCTGCGCGCGTACATCGGCGAGGCGGATCTGGGCCGCATTGCGCCGGGCACCAAGGTACGCATCCACACCGATTCCTCCACGACCGTCTATCACGGCCAGATCGGCTTCATCTCGCCGCGTGCGGAATTCACCCCGAAGACGGTGGAGACCGCCGACCTGCGCACCGATCTGGTCTACCGCCTGCGCGTGGTGGTGTCCGACGCCGACGAGGGCCTGCGCCAGGGCATGCCGGTGACGATCGATATCGACACCGCCGGCGCGGCCGGCCAACCCGCGCGAGGGCGTTGA